A stretch of Shinella zoogloeoides DNA encodes these proteins:
- a CDS encoding CBS domain-containing protein — protein MKLDTVADHMRTDLITLTPDMEIVRAVSVLMQNGVSGACVIDGAGDLVGVLSKRDCLKAALNASYYKQWGGSVADYMSTELETLDAGIDIVEACERFVASSYRRFPVTRHGRLVGQISRTDVLNALSRQWT, from the coding sequence ATGAAACTCGACACGGTCGCCGATCATATGCGCACGGACCTGATCACGCTAACGCCGGACATGGAGATAGTACGGGCCGTGTCCGTGCTCATGCAAAACGGCGTGTCGGGTGCATGCGTCATCGACGGCGCCGGCGATCTCGTCGGCGTTCTGTCCAAACGCGATTGCCTGAAGGCCGCACTCAACGCCTCCTACTACAAACAATGGGGTGGCAGTGTCGCCGACTATATGAGCACCGAACTCGAGACGCTCGATGCGGGTATCGACATCGTCGAAGCGTGTGAGCGCTTTGTCGCAAGCTCGTACCGGCGGTTCCCCGTCACCCGCCATGGCCGACTTGTCGGCCAGATCAGCCGTACCGACGTCCTCAACGCCCTTTCACGGCAGTGGACATAA
- a CDS encoding nitroreductase family protein — protein sequence MTRQLSRRLFLAGTSAAASAGIVGTANAQVASGGAATVSVQEALKQRRSTKRFGRGDVAREKVLEALWAANGVNRADGDGRTAPAWHGAKNVDIYVALEDGVSLYDPVANALNKVADTDIRADVSPTAFVRRAPVVLIYVSDAEKLAAAAGDLAKSAPEELVIAARVNSAIMAQNVYLFCAAEGLGTCLLGTVDREAIKTALKFPDHLSVTYIQPLGEIG from the coding sequence ATGACACGACAGCTCTCCAGAAGATTGTTTCTCGCAGGAACCAGTGCGGCAGCGTCCGCAGGTATCGTCGGGACAGCCAATGCGCAGGTGGCCTCCGGCGGCGCTGCAACCGTCTCCGTGCAGGAAGCCCTGAAACAGCGCCGCTCTACCAAGCGCTTCGGGCGTGGTGACGTTGCGCGCGAAAAGGTGCTCGAAGCACTGTGGGCGGCCAATGGTGTCAACCGCGCGGACGGTGATGGACGCACAGCGCCCGCCTGGCACGGTGCGAAGAACGTCGATATCTACGTCGCGCTGGAAGATGGCGTCAGTCTCTACGACCCCGTGGCAAACGCTCTCAACAAAGTGGCCGATACAGATATTCGCGCGGATGTCAGCCCCACGGCTTTCGTACGCAGGGCGCCCGTGGTGCTGATCTATGTCTCTGATGCCGAGAAACTTGCCGCTGCCGCCGGTGACCTGGCCAAGTCTGCGCCCGAAGAACTGGTTATCGCCGCACGCGTCAACTCAGCCATCATGGCCCAGAACGTCTATCTGTTCTGCGCTGCCGAAGGGCTCGGCACATGCCTCCTCGGTACGGTGGACCGCGAAGCTATTAAAACAGCGCTGAAGTTCCCGGATCATCTTTCGGTGACATATATCCAGCCCTTAGGCGAAATCGGCTGA
- a CDS encoding FAD:protein FMN transferase: MTTRREIVFGLGALAGLMSLPSLARAGADDLTRISGRAFGTRWQVTVPADADARKIGADLRHLLAGIDHSMSPFRAGSELSRFNSRSEITPFAASEPLRTVASKALEIARLTGGAFDPAVGPAVHRYGFGPIAAGRSGRYTAFAVSAEGLSKAEPELSLDLCGIAKGYAVDRLAGHLRDQGLPSFLIEVGGEVYGFGARPDGRPWRVGIADPLRTGVHTTLPLTGVAMATSGDAINAYEIAGRRYSHTIDPATGEPVRNSVASVSVLAPTALEADAFATALLVMGPEGGLAFASANRLPALYLLREAGGLKARANRLFIDQGRA, encoded by the coding sequence ATGACGACAAGGCGCGAGATCGTATTTGGACTGGGAGCCCTGGCCGGACTGATGTCCTTGCCGTCTTTGGCCCGAGCCGGTGCCGATGATCTCACGCGCATCTCCGGGCGCGCTTTCGGCACACGATGGCAGGTCACCGTTCCGGCCGATGCCGATGCCCGCAAGATTGGCGCGGATCTCCGGCACTTACTGGCCGGGATCGATCATTCGATGAGCCCGTTTCGTGCGGGTTCGGAGCTTTCGCGCTTCAACAGCCGTTCGGAAATCACACCGTTCGCAGCCTCCGAGCCGCTTCGGACGGTTGCTAGCAAGGCACTCGAGATTGCGCGATTGACCGGCGGCGCGTTCGATCCGGCCGTCGGGCCCGCTGTCCATCGTTACGGTTTCGGGCCGATCGCTGCCGGGCGGTCCGGTCGCTACACCGCTTTTGCCGTCAGTGCCGAAGGCCTCTCCAAAGCAGAGCCGGAACTTTCGCTCGATCTGTGCGGCATAGCCAAGGGCTACGCCGTCGACCGGCTTGCAGGACACCTGAGAGATCAAGGGCTGCCGAGTTTCCTGATCGAGGTGGGTGGCGAAGTCTATGGTTTCGGTGCGCGCCCTGACGGCCGTCCATGGCGCGTCGGCATTGCGGACCCGCTTCGCACCGGTGTCCACACGACGCTTCCCCTGACAGGCGTGGCGATGGCGACCTCGGGCGATGCGATCAATGCCTATGAGATCGCGGGCCGCCGCTACAGTCATACGATCGATCCCGCAACCGGAGAGCCGGTTCGCAACAGCGTCGCCTCGGTTTCCGTTCTGGCCCCGACAGCGCTGGAGGCCGACGCGTTTGCGACCGCCCTTCTGGTAATGGGTCCTGAAGGCGGCCTTGCATTCGCCTCCGCCAACCGTCTGCCCGCGCTTTATCTGCTTCGCGAGGCGGGAGGTCTTAAGGCCAGAGCCAACAGGTTGTTCATCGACCAGGGGAGGGCATAA